From one Heptranchias perlo isolate sHepPer1 chromosome X, sHepPer1.hap1, whole genome shotgun sequence genomic stretch:
- the LOC137307000 gene encoding probable G-protein coupled receptor 139, producing the protein MEPNMITIDWNVTTMGRSFSWEFDYLSANYNRLKLAIRIYLALVVIQKIYYPILAVAGVPVNLVTIVILSRGKCGLSKCVTRYLVAMAAADLLVVIIDLILRQIPIVYSEQFIFLWHIPVCNIHAVLLYAATDCSVWFTVTFTFDRFVAICCQKLKTKYCTEKTAAVVLGTVTVLSCLKDITWYFMLMRGYSLANLPWFCNVDGSVQDSRVWGAIELLHYILTPGLPFVLILLLNVLIVRYIVVANRARRRLRDHSSEERPSDPEITSRRKSIILLFVISGNFILLWVMFMLYSIWMRVLGFTDQSVIPPVALMELGFMLQLLSCCTNTCIYAVTQTKFRGQLKNMLKYPFSLLVKT; encoded by the exons atggaacCGAATATGattacaatagattggaatgttacaacaatgggcaggagtttctcctgggagtttgattatctttctgcaaattatAATAGACTAAAATTAGCTATTCGGATATATTTGGCACTTGTGGTtattcaaaagatttactatcccatcctcgctgttgcaggtgtccctg ttaacttagtgacgattgtgatcctgtctcggggaaagtgcggcctctccaaatgtgtcactcgctacctggtggccatggcagcggcggatctactggtcgttatcatcgatctgatattgaggcagattccgattgtttattCCGAACAATTCATTTTCCTGTGGCACATCCCCGtatgtaatatccacgccgtcctgctttatgcagccacagactgttctgtctggttcaccgtcactttcacctttgatcgatttgtggccatttgttgccagaaactgaaaactaaatattgcaccgagaaaacggcggctgtggttctgggaacagtgactgtactgagctgtttaaaggacatcacctggtactttatgttaaTGCGTGGGTATAGTCTTGCCAATCTACCCTGGTTTTGTAATGTCGATGGCAGTGTTCAAGATTCCCGGGTGTGGggagcaatcgaactccttcattatattctaaccccggggctcccatttgttctgattctgctgctcaatgttttaatcgTCAGATACATTGTCgtggccaacagagcccgcaggagactccgggaccacaGCAGCGAAGAGCGacccagtgacccagaaattacCAGTCGAAGGAAGTCgattattttactgttcgtcatctcggggaatttcattctGTTATGGGTGATGTTTATGTTGTATTCTATATGGATGCGGGTGTTGGGTTTCACCGATCAGTCTGTAATTCCGCCTGTCGCTCTGatggaactgggattcatgctccagctcctgagctgCTGCaccaacacttgtatttatgctgtgacccaaactaaattcagagggcagttgaaGAATATGCTGAAATATCCCTTTTCTCTACTCGTTAAAACCTAA